One window of Candidatus Methylocalor cossyra genomic DNA carries:
- a CDS encoding potassium transporter Kup codes for MEPISLVPAEQRSQQNLVIAALGVVFGDIGTSPLYTIKECFSGTYRLDTSPENILGILSLVLWSLILVISLKYVAFIMRADNRGEGGIMALISLIGQKAKLTAEWRGWLVGLGLAGAALFYGDGVITPAISVLSAVEGLEVLQPELHPYVVPITLAVLVALFALQQRGTARVGALFGPVMLIWFVSLGVFGALSIARSPAALAAVNPLHAVHFFLTHGWHALLALGGVVLAITGGEALYADMGHFGRTPIRKAWFLVALPALLLNYFGQGALLMRDPGAVQNPFYLLVPPGVLALMIGLATVATIIASQAVISGAFSLTAQAIQLGFCPRLSIHYTSEEGMGQIYIPWINWMLLLGIVGLVLGFESSTHLAAAYGIAVTGTMTLTTILALVVAVRVWQWSPLSSSLLAAGFLGIDLAFFSANIVKVVQGGWFPLAVGGVVFTLMTTWKRGRDLMAAKLREESVPLDRFLAEIAQHPPLRVPGTAVFLTGNQDGVPYALLHNLEHNHMLHETVVFMTVLTESVPRVAPDKRREVRRLGEGLFRINLHYGYMEQPNLPRVLKSSSREFDIDLADTNFFLSRETVVPSSKPSMARWQLRLFIGLTRNTGSVARYFRIPAERVVELGAQVAL; via the coding sequence ATGGAGCCCATCAGCCTGGTTCCGGCCGAACAACGGAGCCAGCAGAACCTCGTGATCGCCGCTTTAGGCGTGGTGTTCGGCGATATCGGCACCAGCCCTCTCTACACCATCAAGGAATGCTTCTCCGGCACCTATCGCCTGGATACTTCCCCAGAAAACATCCTCGGCATTCTATCCCTGGTGCTTTGGTCACTGATCCTGGTGATTTCCCTTAAATATGTCGCCTTCATCATGCGGGCGGACAACCGCGGCGAGGGCGGGATCATGGCCCTCATCTCCCTGATCGGGCAAAAGGCCAAGCTCACCGCGGAGTGGCGGGGCTGGCTGGTGGGGCTGGGGCTGGCCGGGGCGGCCCTGTTCTACGGCGACGGCGTCATCACCCCGGCCATTTCCGTGCTGAGCGCCGTGGAAGGTTTGGAGGTGCTGCAACCCGAACTGCATCCTTACGTGGTCCCGATCACCCTCGCCGTGCTGGTCGCCCTGTTCGCCCTCCAGCAGCGGGGAACCGCCCGGGTCGGCGCCCTGTTCGGGCCGGTGATGTTGATCTGGTTCGTCAGCCTCGGGGTGTTCGGAGCGCTGTCCATCGCCCGCTCCCCCGCCGCACTGGCGGCCGTCAATCCGCTGCACGCCGTGCATTTCTTCCTCACCCATGGCTGGCATGCCCTATTGGCCCTGGGCGGGGTGGTGCTCGCCATCACCGGCGGCGAGGCGCTCTATGCCGACATGGGCCACTTCGGCCGTACACCGATCCGCAAGGCTTGGTTCCTGGTGGCCCTGCCGGCCCTGTTGCTCAACTATTTCGGCCAAGGGGCGCTGTTGATGCGCGACCCGGGGGCGGTGCAGAATCCTTTCTATCTCTTGGTTCCCCCGGGCGTGCTGGCGCTCATGATCGGCCTGGCCACCGTGGCCACCATCATCGCCTCCCAGGCGGTCATCTCCGGAGCGTTTTCGCTCACCGCCCAGGCCATCCAACTGGGGTTCTGTCCCCGGCTCAGCATCCATTACACCTCCGAAGAAGGCATGGGCCAGATCTACATCCCCTGGATCAACTGGATGCTGTTGTTGGGTATCGTGGGGTTGGTGCTGGGGTTCGAGTCCTCCACCCATTTGGCGGCGGCCTACGGCATCGCCGTCACCGGCACCATGACCTTGACCACCATCCTGGCCTTGGTGGTGGCAGTGCGGGTCTGGCAGTGGAGTCCTCTGAGCAGCAGCCTACTCGCGGCAGGCTTCCTGGGGATCGACCTGGCCTTCTTCAGCGCCAACATCGTGAAGGTTGTGCAGGGGGGCTGGTTTCCCCTGGCGGTGGGCGGCGTGGTCTTCACCCTGATGACCACCTGGAAGCGCGGCCGGGACTTGATGGCCGCCAAGCTGCGGGAGGAGTCGGTGCCGCTGGACCGGTTCCTGGCCGAGATCGCCCAGCATCCGCCGCTGCGGGTACCGGGCACGGCGGTGTTCCTGACCGGCAACCAGGATGGCGTCCCCTATGCCCTGCTCCACAACCTGGAGCACAACCATATGTTGCACGAGACCGTGGTCTTCATGACCGTGCTCACCGAAAGCGTGCCGCGGGTGGCGCCGGACAAACGCCGGGAAGTCCGTCGCCTGGGCGAGGGGTTGTTCCGCATCAACCTGCATTACGGCTACATGGAACAGCCCAATCTGCCCCGAGTCCTGAAGTCGAGCAGCCGCGAGTTCGACATCGACCTTGCCGATACCAACTTTTTCCTCAGCCGGGAAACCGTGGTCCCCTCGTCCAAACCGAGCATGGCCCGCTGGCAGCTCCGCCTATTCATCGGTCTCACCCGCAATACCGGCAGCGTCGCCCGGTACTTCCGCATCCCCGCCGAGCGCGTGGTGGAGCTGGGCGCCCAGGTAGCCCTCTAG